From Pararhodobacter zhoushanensis, the proteins below share one genomic window:
- a CDS encoding 3-hydroxyacyl-CoA dehydrogenase NAD-binding domain-containing protein — MTGPVLQHLGTTKLELGPVGPGDGPWRRGEADGIVWLVLDRADAAVNTVDRSVMTGLTAELDTLERTPPRAVVIRSGKLAGFAAGADITDFDAMSADGAADLLHQGHDVLDRLAALKCPTVCVVHGAALGAGFEIALACDWRIAVDGASFGFPEVQLGLHPGLGGTFRLPALIDPTEAMTLMLTGKTAHTAKAKALGIADIVTQERHVRAAVDAIVAGDVERGQPGLKARAFGLDAARSLAARQMRSETEKKAPKHHYPAPHALIDLWEKHGDDPKALQAAEIDSFAALLETDTSRNLRRVFFLRQGLKEGARDDDAIAHVHVIGGGAMGAEIAAWAAIKGKSVTLGDVQLDPLGRAIKQARETCKGQHLSGIETRDALDRLMPDPRGYGIARADLVIEAVPESPELKARIYADLAGRMKPGAILASNTSSLRLRDLQASAPDAARFAGLHFFNPVSKMQLVEVVRHDGTDPAVVQRLAAFCGSLDRLPVLVTDYPGFLVNRALTPYLMEAMVLMEEGVAKETIDAAAMDFGMPMGPVALSDQVGLDICLHVAESLKDTLDKPMPEISRRLRDKVEAGNLGKKTGQGFYDWSKGTPRPQAAGETPEDLIDRLILPMLDACVECLRKGVARGADDVDGAMIFATGFAPFRGGPLHYARARGVAGIEQRLTDLAERHGARFAPDPGWKDL, encoded by the coding sequence ATGACGGGACCGGTCTTGCAACATCTCGGCACAACCAAGCTGGAACTCGGCCCGGTTGGCCCCGGTGACGGCCCGTGGCGGCGCGGCGAGGCGGATGGCATCGTCTGGCTGGTGCTCGACCGCGCCGATGCGGCCGTAAACACCGTGGATCGCAGCGTGATGACCGGGCTTACCGCCGAACTCGACACGCTGGAACGCACCCCGCCCCGCGCCGTGGTGATCCGGTCGGGCAAACTGGCTGGCTTTGCCGCAGGGGCAGACATCACCGATTTTGACGCGATGAGCGCCGACGGCGCCGCCGATCTGCTGCACCAAGGGCATGACGTGCTGGACCGGCTGGCCGCGCTGAAGTGTCCTACGGTGTGTGTGGTGCATGGTGCTGCCTTGGGCGCGGGCTTCGAGATCGCGCTGGCCTGTGACTGGCGGATCGCCGTTGACGGCGCGTCCTTTGGCTTTCCCGAGGTACAGCTGGGCCTGCATCCGGGCCTTGGCGGCACCTTCCGCCTGCCCGCGCTGATTGATCCGACCGAGGCCATGACGCTGATGCTGACCGGCAAGACCGCGCACACGGCGAAGGCGAAGGCGCTGGGGATTGCCGATATCGTGACCCAAGAGCGGCATGTCCGGGCGGCAGTCGATGCCATCGTGGCGGGCGATGTCGAACGGGGCCAACCGGGGCTGAAGGCACGCGCTTTTGGCCTTGATGCGGCGCGCAGCCTTGCCGCGCGGCAGATGCGCAGCGAGACCGAAAAGAAAGCGCCCAAGCACCACTACCCCGCCCCGCATGCCTTGATTGACCTGTGGGAAAAGCACGGCGATGACCCCAAAGCCCTGCAAGCCGCCGAAATCGACAGCTTTGCGGCGCTGCTGGAGACCGACACGTCACGCAACCTGCGACGGGTGTTCTTCCTGCGTCAGGGCCTGAAGGAGGGCGCACGTGACGACGACGCTATTGCCCATGTCCATGTGATCGGCGGCGGCGCGATGGGGGCCGAGATTGCCGCCTGGGCCGCGATCAAGGGCAAGAGCGTGACGTTGGGGGATGTCCAACTCGACCCGCTGGGGCGCGCGATCAAACAGGCGCGCGAGACCTGCAAAGGCCAGCATCTGAGCGGCATCGAAACCCGTGACGCGCTGGACCGCCTGATGCCGGACCCCAGGGGATACGGCATCGCGCGGGCCGATCTGGTGATCGAAGCGGTGCCTGAATCGCCTGAGCTGAAGGCCAGGATCTATGCCGATCTTGCCGGTCGGATGAAGCCGGGTGCCATACTGGCGTCGAACACTTCAAGCCTGCGGCTGCGTGATCTGCAGGCGTCGGCACCCGATGCGGCGCGCTTCGCCGGGCTGCATTTCTTCAATCCGGTCAGCAAGATGCAGCTGGTCGAGGTGGTTCGCCACGACGGTACGGACCCGGCCGTGGTCCAACGGCTCGCGGCTTTCTGCGGTTCGCTTGACCGTTTGCCGGTGCTGGTGACCGACTACCCCGGCTTTCTGGTGAACCGCGCCCTGACGCCCTATCTGATGGAAGCGATGGTTCTCATGGAGGAGGGCGTCGCCAAAGAGACCATCGACGCCGCCGCGATGGATTTCGGCATGCCAATGGGGCCGGTCGCGTTGAGCGATCAGGTGGGTTTGGACATCTGCCTGCATGTGGCCGAAAGCCTAAAAGACACGCTGGACAAGCCGATGCCCGAGATCAGCCGCCGACTGCGCGACAAGGTCGAGGCGGGCAACCTGGGCAAGAAGACCGGGCAAGGGTTTTACGACTGGTCCAAGGGCACGCCGCGCCCACAGGCCGCAGGCGAGACGCCCGAGGATCTGATCGACCGGCTGATTCTGCCGATGCTCGACGCCTGCGTCGAATGTCTGCGCAAAGGCGTGGCGCGCGGTGCTGACGATGTGGATGGCGCGATGATCTTCGCCACCGGCTTTGCGCCGTTCCGGGGCGGCCCGCTGCACTACGCCCGCGCGCGCGGGGTCGCGGGAATTGAGCAACGGCTGACGGACCTCGCCGAGCGCCACGGTGCGCGCTTTGCCCCCGATCCGGGCTGGAAGGACCTTTGA
- a CDS encoding acetyl-CoA hydrolase/transferase C-terminal domain-containing protein, producing the protein MQRDTDADAIVREIIARTGGDIRLALPLGLGKPVTLLNALVQAACDDPGVTLAIFTALTLERPAPGSDVERRFLEPAMDRLFGAYPEILYARLRREGTLPPNIKVSEFFMLAGRWLGHEAAQQAYISANYTHARDVLLRQKPNVLMQLVAEEDGRFSLSSNTDISADLFRFRAQGEADFITVFETHPQLPFLQGPGATLRVDEVDLVLDPVQPFELFSAPRRPLALEDHAIGLHVARLIVDGGTLQIGIGTLGDTVANALLLRDRGEAAAVQADCPFPVMQDAGAPFADGLYCVTEMLVAGLMALFEAKAIRREVDGCAIHAGFFVETRDFYANLRSLPPERRAKIGMMPVSFTNALYGDEAQKRAARTDARFVNAAMKVSALGDVMSDSVKDGQVVSGVGGQFNFIEQAFALDGARSIITLAATRISHGKVESNISWALPSVTVPRHMRDIVVTEYGIVDLRDRTDAEVIAALLAITDSRFQADLMAKAKAAGKLPKDYQIPPAHRRNLPQTVADWLVPHRAALPDFPFDSDFDAIERVLLPALQELANLSPTLSGKARLLAASLTAAPHPQEDEAMARMGYKDDRGLTARALRGALRRVASAKRDNQIL; encoded by the coding sequence GTGCAACGTGACACCGACGCCGATGCCATCGTCCGCGAGATCATCGCGCGGACGGGTGGCGATATCCGTCTGGCGCTGCCGCTGGGGTTGGGCAAGCCGGTCACGCTGCTCAATGCGCTGGTGCAGGCCGCCTGTGACGATCCCGGCGTGACGCTTGCGATCTTCACAGCCCTGACGTTAGAGCGACCTGCCCCCGGCTCGGACGTGGAACGGCGGTTTCTGGAACCGGCGATGGACCGGCTTTTCGGTGCCTACCCCGAGATCCTCTATGCCCGCCTGAGGCGCGAGGGCACGCTGCCGCCCAACATCAAGGTCAGCGAATTCTTCATGCTGGCCGGGCGCTGGCTGGGCCATGAGGCGGCGCAGCAGGCCTATATCTCGGCCAATTACACCCATGCGCGCGACGTCTTGCTGCGCCAAAAGCCCAATGTCCTGATGCAGCTGGTGGCCGAAGAAGACGGGCGCTTCAGCCTGTCGTCGAACACCGATATCTCGGCCGATCTGTTCCGCTTCCGGGCGCAGGGCGAGGCCGATTTCATCACCGTCTTCGAGACCCATCCACAGCTGCCGTTCCTGCAGGGTCCGGGCGCAACCCTGCGTGTCGATGAGGTCGATCTTGTGCTGGACCCCGTTCAGCCGTTCGAGCTGTTCTCGGCCCCCCGCCGCCCCCTTGCGCTGGAGGATCACGCCATCGGCCTGCATGTCGCGCGGCTGATCGTTGACGGTGGTACCTTGCAGATCGGCATCGGAACCCTTGGCGATACCGTCGCCAATGCCTTGCTGCTGCGCGACCGGGGCGAGGCCGCAGCTGTTCAGGCCGACTGCCCCTTCCCCGTCATGCAGGACGCGGGCGCACCCTTCGCGGACGGCCTCTACTGCGTGACCGAAATGCTGGTTGCCGGGCTGATGGCGCTGTTCGAGGCCAAAGCGATCCGGCGCGAGGTGGACGGCTGTGCGATCCACGCCGGTTTCTTTGTCGAGACCCGGGATTTCTACGCCAACCTGCGCAGCCTGCCGCCCGAACGGCGCGCGAAGATTGGCATGATGCCGGTCAGCTTCACCAATGCGCTCTACGGCGACGAGGCGCAAAAGCGCGCGGCACGGACCGACGCACGCTTTGTCAACGCGGCGATGAAAGTCTCGGCGCTGGGGGACGTGATGTCCGACAGCGTCAAGGACGGTCAGGTTGTCAGCGGTGTCGGCGGGCAGTTCAACTTCATCGAGCAGGCCTTCGCGCTGGACGGCGCGCGCTCGATCATCACGCTTGCCGCGACGCGGATCAGCCATGGCAAGGTCGAAAGCAACATCAGCTGGGCGCTGCCCAGCGTCACCGTGCCGCGCCACATGCGCGATATCGTGGTGACGGAATATGGCATCGTCGACCTGCGCGACCGGACGGATGCCGAGGTGATCGCCGCCCTGCTGGCGATCACCGACAGCCGTTTTCAGGCCGACCTGATGGCCAAGGCCAAGGCGGCGGGCAAACTGCCAAAGGACTATCAGATCCCGCCCGCGCATCGGCGCAACCTGCCGCAGACGGTCGCCGACTGGCTTGTGCCGCACCGCGCGGCGCTGCCCGATTTCCCCTTTGACAGCGACTTTGACGCAATCGAGCGCGTCCTCTTGCCCGCGCTGCAAGAGCTGGCAAACCTGTCGCCCACGCTGAGCGGCAAGGCCCGATTGCTGGCGGCGTCGCTGACAGCCGCGCCGCATCCGCAGGAAGATGAGGCGATGGCCCGCATGGGTTATAAGGATGATCGCGGGCTGACCGCGCGTGCACTGCGCGGGGCCTTGCGCCGCGTCGCCTCAGCCAAGCGTGACAACCAGATCCTGTGA